A DNA window from Ignavibacteriales bacterium contains the following coding sequences:
- the clpB gene encoding ATP-dependent chaperone ClpB → MNFHKFTIKSQEAVQNAQEIAASCGNQSIEPEHVLAALVQDSEGLIAPILQKIGANLNYIKIKINEAIEKLPKVTSAGTGNQFISQTLAQIFDNSLKEAQSLKDEYVSTEHLLLGIVTGKSSAAQLLNSQGVSKDQIYKALKDIRGTQRVTDQTPEEKYQSLQRFGRDLNELARKGKLDPVIGRDEEIRRVLQVLSRRTKNNPVLIGEPGVGKTAIAEGIAHRIIQGDVPENLKTKRIIALDMGTLVAGTSFRGQFEERLKAVLKEVTESQGEIILFIDELHTLVGAGAAQGAVDAANMLKPALAKGELRAIGATTIDEYRKHIEKDPALERRFQPVLIDEPTVEDTISILRGLKERYEIHHGVRITDGAIVAATQLSHRYISDRFLPDKAIDLVDEAASKLRIEIDSLPEELDEIERRIKQLEIEREAVKRETDEATKGRLKDINKELAELNQERSGLRAHWQNEKELIQSIRKMKGDIENAKNEAEQNERSGNLARVAELRYGIIASLEKELQKASIKLAEIQQDKKMLKEEVDAEDIAEIVSRWTGIPLNRMLESERTKLLHLEERLHERLVGQEEAVHAVADAIRRSRAGLQDEKKPIGSFIFLGSTGVGKTELARALAEFLFNDESALIRIDMSEYMEKFSVSRLIGAPPGYVGYEEGGQLTETVRRKPYSVVLLDEIEKAHPEVFNLLLQVLDEGRLTDNKGRTVNFKNTIIIMTSNLGSQLIQERLSGDIISNGELEKIYSELRVTLFDMLRQSIRPEFLNRIDEIILFKLLNRNDLRRIIDIQIKRLQKTIEQKNIRIEFTEEAKDWLIKLGYDPTLGARPLKRVIQKYIVNKLSEEILAGSISDADTVEVSLDKRGLIQFVKKTTAEIIK, encoded by the coding sequence ATGAACTTTCATAAATTCACAATTAAATCACAGGAGGCAGTACAGAACGCGCAGGAAATTGCCGCGAGTTGCGGTAATCAATCGATCGAGCCGGAACATGTGCTTGCCGCGCTGGTTCAGGACAGCGAAGGTTTAATTGCACCTATACTTCAAAAAATCGGAGCTAATCTTAATTACATCAAAATAAAAATTAATGAAGCGATTGAAAAACTTCCGAAAGTCACTAGCGCAGGCACAGGAAATCAATTCATAAGTCAAACGCTTGCACAAATTTTCGATAACTCTTTGAAAGAAGCACAATCACTCAAAGATGAATATGTCAGCACTGAACATCTGCTTCTTGGTATCGTTACAGGTAAATCATCCGCAGCGCAACTTCTTAACAGTCAGGGTGTATCGAAAGATCAAATTTATAAAGCGCTCAAAGATATCCGCGGTACACAACGAGTAACCGATCAAACGCCTGAAGAGAAATATCAATCGCTACAAAGATTTGGCAGAGATCTTAACGAGCTTGCACGCAAAGGAAAACTCGATCCGGTAATCGGGCGGGATGAAGAAATTCGACGCGTGCTTCAGGTTCTTTCACGCCGCACAAAAAATAATCCCGTTCTTATCGGTGAGCCGGGTGTTGGAAAGACCGCCATAGCCGAGGGAATCGCTCATAGGATCATACAAGGCGATGTTCCCGAAAATCTAAAAACAAAACGAATTATAGCTCTCGATATGGGCACACTTGTGGCGGGTACAAGTTTTCGCGGACAATTTGAAGAGCGTCTCAAAGCAGTTCTCAAGGAAGTAACCGAATCTCAGGGAGAGATTATTTTATTTATAGATGAACTTCACACACTCGTGGGAGCGGGCGCAGCACAAGGTGCGGTTGACGCGGCGAACATGTTAAAGCCGGCTCTCGCAAAAGGCGAACTTCGGGCAATCGGCGCAACAACGATAGATGAGTACAGAAAGCATATAGAAAAAGATCCCGCGCTTGAGCGCAGGTTTCAACCGGTTCTCATAGATGAGCCGACAGTTGAAGACACTATATCAATATTACGCGGACTTAAAGAACGATACGAAATCCATCACGGTGTTCGCATCACTGATGGCGCCATTGTAGCAGCGACACAATTAAGCCACCGTTATATCAGCGATCGTTTTTTACCCGATAAAGCAATCGATTTAGTGGATGAAGCCGCTTCGAAACTCAGAATTGAAATAGATTCTCTACCCGAAGAACTCGATGAAATTGAGCGTCGCATTAAACAACTTGAAATTGAACGCGAGGCGGTAAAACGTGAAACCGATGAAGCCACGAAAGGGCGATTGAAAGATATAAATAAAGAATTAGCCGAGTTGAATCAGGAGCGCTCAGGACTGCGCGCGCATTGGCAAAACGAAAAAGAGCTTATTCAATCTATAAGAAAAATGAAAGGTGATATCGAGAACGCAAAAAATGAAGCTGAACAAAATGAACGGTCGGGAAATCTCGCGCGTGTTGCTGAACTGCGGTATGGAATAATAGCTTCTCTTGAAAAAGAATTGCAAAAGGCAAGCATCAAGCTTGCAGAAATTCAACAAGATAAAAAAATGTTGAAGGAAGAGGTCGATGCCGAAGATATTGCCGAAATTGTTTCTCGCTGGACAGGCATCCCGCTAAACCGAATGTTAGAAAGCGAGCGGACGAAACTTCTTCACCTCGAAGAGCGACTTCACGAACGGCTTGTCGGTCAGGAAGAAGCCGTGCATGCCGTTGCCGACGCCATACGCCGCAGCCGTGCTGGTTTGCAAGACGAAAAAAAGCCGATTGGCTCATTCATATTTCTCGGCTCAACAGGTGTCGGTAAAACTGAGCTTGCACGCGCACTTGCAGAGTTTCTATTCAACGATGAAAGCGCGTTGATACGAATTGATATGAGTGAGTATATGGAGAAATTCTCCGTTTCCCGGCTGATAGGCGCACCTCCTGGTTACGTTGGTTACGAAGAAGGCGGTCAGCTTACAGAAACAGTTCGGCGAAAACCATATTCTGTTGTATTGCTCGATGAAATAGAAAAAGCACATCCGGAAGTTTTTAATTTATTATTACAGGTTTTGGATGAAGGACGTTTAACCGACAATAAAGGTCGAACCGTCAATTTTAAGAACACAATAATCATCATGACCTCAAATCTTGGATCGCAGTTGATTCAGGAAAGATTGAGTGGTGATATTATTTCGAACGGTGAACTTGAAAAGATTTATAGCGAGTTGCGGGTTACATTATTCGATATGCTTCGTCAATCGATCAGGCCGGAATTTTTGAACCGTATCGATGAAATAATCCTCTTCAAACTTTTAAACCGAAACGATCTCAGGCGAATTATAGATATCCAGATAAAACGTTTACAAAAAACGATTGAGCAAAAAAATATCCGGATCGAATTTACCGAAGAAGCAAAAGATTGGCTCATCAAGCTCGGTTACGATCCTACGCTTGGCGCCAGACCTTTGAAGCGTGTGATTCAAAAATATATAGTCAACAAATTATCAGAAGAAATACTCGCCGGCTCAATAAGCGATGCCGATACGGTTGAAGTATCACTTGATAAACGCGGACTCATACAGTTCGTTAAGAAAACGACCGCTGAAATTATAAAATAA
- the dnaK gene encoding molecular chaperone DnaK, producing MSGKIIGIDLGTTNSVVAVMEGKDPTVIANAEGARTTPSVVGFPKSGERLVGQAAKRQAVTNSQNTVFSIKRFMGRFQNEVTEEMKLIPYKVVQGDNNTARVKIDDRIYSPPEISAMILQKMKQTAEDYLGTKVTDAVITVPAYFNDAQRQATKEAGEIAGLNVRRIINEPTAAALAYGLDKKHKDMKVAVFDLGGGTFDISILELGEGVFEVKSTNGDTHLGGDNFDHRLVDYIADEFKKQEGIDLRKDPMALQRLREAAEKAKMELSQLMQTEVNLPFITATAEGPKHLNLTITRAKFEQLVEDLIQRCIPPVEKAMRDASLNPNQIEEIILVGGMTRVPRVQQLVKEIFGKEGHKGVNPDEVVAVGAAIQGGVLSGDVTDVLLLDVTPLTLGIETLGGVTTQMIQANTTIPTKKSEIFSTASDSQPSVEIHILQGERPMAIDNRTLGRFHLDGIPPAPRGVPQIEVTFDIDANGMLHVTAKDKATNKEQSIRITSSSGLSKEEVDKMKTDAQAHSAEDKKRREEVDTKNQADNLVFQTRKQLKEFGDKIPSDIKSKVESAADALDAAIKNNNIADIKAKMESLNNIWNEASTAMYQKATAGGQKQQQAGAPPPPPTGEPNAAGNGTKKNDKAVEDASFEVVDEKDK from the coding sequence ATGTCGGGTAAAATTATTGGTATCGATTTAGGAACAACAAACTCAGTGGTTGCTGTAATGGAAGGTAAAGATCCAACAGTGATTGCAAATGCTGAGGGCGCCAGAACTACGCCATCGGTCGTCGGTTTTCCAAAAAGCGGTGAACGACTTGTTGGTCAGGCAGCCAAACGACAAGCAGTTACAAATTCACAGAACACAGTATTCTCGATTAAGCGCTTCATGGGAAGATTTCAAAATGAAGTGACAGAAGAGATGAAACTCATCCCATACAAAGTCGTTCAGGGAGATAATAATACGGCGCGTGTAAAGATAGACGACCGGATTTATTCACCTCCGGAAATCAGCGCGATGATTTTACAAAAAATGAAACAAACCGCTGAGGATTATCTCGGCACCAAAGTTACAGACGCGGTTATTACTGTTCCGGCATACTTTAATGATGCTCAAAGACAAGCTACAAAAGAAGCAGGCGAAATTGCCGGTTTGAATGTTCGCAGAATTATCAACGAACCTACCGCAGCCGCACTAGCATACGGTCTAGATAAAAAACATAAAGACATGAAGGTTGCCGTGTTCGATCTAGGTGGTGGCACATTCGATATCTCGATACTTGAACTCGGTGAAGGTGTTTTCGAAGTCAAATCGACAAATGGCGATACGCATCTTGGCGGAGATAATTTCGATCATCGATTAGTTGATTACATTGCCGATGAATTTAAAAAACAGGAAGGCATCGATTTACGTAAAGATCCGATGGCGCTTCAGCGCTTACGCGAGGCAGCAGAAAAAGCAAAGATGGAACTCTCCCAGCTTATGCAGACTGAAGTCAATCTGCCGTTTATTACCGCTACCGCCGAAGGTCCAAAACATTTAAATCTTACCATCACACGCGCTAAGTTTGAACAACTTGTTGAGGATTTGATTCAACGGTGTATTCCCCCAGTCGAAAAAGCTATGCGAGATGCCTCACTCAATCCAAATCAGATTGAGGAGATTATTCTTGTCGGTGGTATGACACGAGTACCGCGAGTTCAGCAGCTTGTGAAAGAAATATTCGGTAAAGAGGGACATAAAGGTGTAAACCCCGATGAAGTTGTTGCGGTTGGAGCAGCAATACAAGGAGGTGTTTTATCCGGTGACGTTACAGACGTTTTATTACTCGATGTTACACCATTAACACTCGGTATCGAAACGCTGGGTGGGGTTACCACGCAAATGATCCAGGCGAACACCACGATACCTACAAAGAAAAGTGAAATATTTTCAACCGCATCCGACAGTCAACCATCTGTTGAAATTCACATATTGCAGGGTGAACGACCTATGGCAATAGACAACAGGACGCTCGGCAGATTTCATTTAGACGGAATTCCGCCGGCTCCACGAGGGGTTCCTCAGATCGAAGTTACATTCGATATCGATGCGAACGGTATGCTTCATGTAACCGCAAAAGATAAAGCTACAAACAAAGAACAAAGCATACGCATAACATCTTCAAGCGGTTTAAGCAAAGAAGAAGTTGATAAAATGAAAACCGATGCGCAGGCACATTCTGCAGAAGATAAAAAACGAAGAGAAGAAGTGGATACAAAAAATCAAGCCGACAATCTCGTATTCCAAACACGTAAACAGTTGAAGGAATTCGGCGATAAAATTCCATCCGACATAAAATCGAAAGTCGAATCAGCGGCAGATGCTCTCGATGCAGCTATTAAAAACAATAACATAGCGGATATCAAAGCAAAGATGGAATCTTTGAATAATATTTGGAACGAAGCTTCCACTGCGATGTATCAAAAAGCCACCGCCGGAGGGCAAAAACAACAGCAAGCCGGCGCACCGCCTCCTCCGCCAACCGGTGAACCAAATGCCGCAGGCAACGGCACAAAAAAGAACGATAAAGCGGTTGAGGATGCATCGTTCGAAGTTGTTGACGAGAAGGATAAATAA
- a CDS encoding biotin--[acetyl-CoA-carboxylase] ligase — MAWLIRLLAGAGKNGRKTSLTFTRNFHNLNAMIESEIRQFISSKIFGKKIYCFDLIDSTNLKAKQFLQEGVDEGTVVIADEQTAGRGRLNRSWISEGKKNLTFSVIIRAQISPEKIGVISIYAGLSVMETLKQLAILQPDCKWPNDVYLCGKKVCGILSESVFENNRLAGIVIGIGLNINQIHFQDEIKDKATSLSVVLGEDQNRFEVLGRLLDRLENNYELIKSGKLKYILEKFENHSSMFSREVKINQNGQILHGIASRLDDDGGLIVKTTNSEIKVIAGDVSICY, encoded by the coding sequence ATGGCATGGCTGATTAGACTATTGGCAGGAGCTGGAAAAAATGGCAGAAAAACATCCTTGACTTTTACGCGCAATTTTCATAATCTGAACGCGATGATAGAATCTGAAATCCGTCAGTTTATTAGCTCTAAAATTTTTGGAAAAAAGATTTATTGTTTTGATTTGATTGACTCCACAAATTTGAAAGCGAAACAATTTCTTCAAGAAGGTGTCGATGAAGGGACGGTTGTAATTGCCGATGAGCAAACAGCGGGAAGGGGTAGATTAAATCGTTCCTGGATTTCCGAAGGAAAAAAGAATTTAACATTTTCAGTCATCATCCGAGCGCAGATTTCTCCGGAGAAAATCGGGGTGATTTCGATATATGCCGGACTATCGGTGATGGAAACATTAAAACAACTTGCAATTCTTCAACCCGATTGCAAGTGGCCCAACGATGTCTATCTTTGTGGCAAGAAAGTTTGTGGAATATTATCGGAATCAGTTTTCGAAAATAATCGTTTAGCTGGTATTGTAATCGGGATAGGATTGAATATCAACCAAATTCATTTTCAGGATGAAATAAAAGATAAAGCAACATCACTTTCAGTAGTACTCGGAGAAGATCAAAATCGGTTTGAGGTTTTAGGTCGACTCCTTGATCGCCTGGAAAATAATTATGAATTAATCAAATCCGGCAAATTAAAATATATTTTAGAAAAGTTTGAAAATCATTCGTCGATGTTTAGCAGGGAAGTAAAAATAAATCAGAATGGGCAAATATTGCATGGGATTGCAAGCAGGCTGGATGACGATGGTGGACTTATTGTTAAAACCACAAACAGCGAGATAAAAGTTATCGCAGGAGATGTATCTATATGCTATTAG
- a CDS encoding type III pantothenate kinase: protein MLLAIDIGNTNAVFGIFQKGKLILSRRISSSVSRTEDELYILLKQFCEQIKTSPETLQGAVISSVVPELTELVNKMLKNYLKLEPLIISGMIDAGINIPYSDPSKLGADRICAVVAAQKKFGGPAIVVDFGTATTYDVITSKGEYLGGVIAPGVETMAANLFKRTSKLPRIDLRFPDEIIAKDTATAIRSGVMYGAVDSFEGMVRRLRRAAGKYATVVATGGYATIIAEVTNEIKYMEPNLVLEGARMIFERIAKKPKK from the coding sequence ATGCTATTAGCGATTGATATCGGCAACACAAACGCGGTGTTCGGTATTTTTCAAAAAGGGAAATTAATACTGAGCCGACGCATTTCGAGCAGTGTTTCAAGAACCGAAGATGAATTATATATCTTGTTGAAGCAATTTTGTGAGCAAATAAAAACATCTCCCGAGACGTTGCAAGGCGCGGTTATAAGTTCTGTGGTGCCGGAACTGACCGAGTTAGTAAATAAGATGTTGAAAAATTATCTCAAACTTGAGCCGTTGATAATATCCGGAATGATTGATGCGGGAATTAATATTCCGTATAGTGATCCATCGAAATTAGGTGCCGACAGAATTTGTGCTGTTGTGGCAGCGCAGAAAAAATTTGGCGGTCCGGCAATTGTAGTAGATTTTGGTACAGCTACGACATACGACGTCATAACAAGCAAAGGAGAATATTTAGGTGGAGTTATTGCACCCGGTGTAGAAACAATGGCCGCAAATCTTTTTAAAAGAACGTCTAAATTACCGAGGATTGATTTGCGATTTCCGGATGAAATTATTGCCAAGGATACCGCTACCGCAATTCGGTCGGGTGTTATGTACGGAGCAGTAGATTCGTTCGAAGGAATGGTGAGGAGGTTGCGGAGAGCGGCAGGGAAATATGCCACCGTCGTTGCAACAGGAGGTTATGCGACAATCATCGCTGAAGTAACGAATGAAATTAAATATATGGAGCCGAACCTTGTACTTGAAGGAGCCAGAATGATTTTTGAAAGGATAGCTAAAAAACCGAAGAAATAA
- a CDS encoding polyprenyl synthetase family protein translates to MNYNLNHTQSLKIFNRYKCDIEKRLKIFDQNKSPSSVYDPINYVLSIGGKRVRAILTLLACEAVGGRVASAFNAAAAIEILHNFTLVHDDIMDHAELRRGKPTVHKKWDENFAILAGDEMIAQAYRILLKTNSPRIKLILNVYTDALVKVCEGQGFDKEFETKKNVSIEDYFMMISKKTGRVIAASSEIGALVGGGSYAQVTALRKYGEYLGKAFQVMDDLLDIVGSTEEFGKKIGGDIREGKKTFLLLKAIEKSKGREKIILKSIVPGNDKSEFEIKKIKNIYINSGAIEAAKSEVKNNTLSAKLMLSSLPESKAKSMLLWLSSQLIDRTS, encoded by the coding sequence ATGAATTATAACTTGAACCATACGCAATCTCTTAAAATATTCAACCGGTATAAATGTGATATCGAAAAACGGCTCAAGATATTTGATCAAAATAAATCTCCGTCATCGGTATACGATCCGATCAATTATGTTCTATCAATTGGTGGGAAGCGTGTTCGGGCGATCTTAACCTTGCTTGCGTGCGAAGCCGTCGGTGGCCGGGTAGCTTCGGCATTCAATGCTGCCGCGGCTATAGAAATTCTTCATAATTTCACACTCGTGCACGATGATATAATGGATCATGCTGAATTGAGACGCGGGAAACCGACAGTCCATAAAAAATGGGACGAGAATTTTGCCATTCTCGCCGGCGACGAGATGATTGCGCAGGCATATCGTATTCTTTTGAAAACAAATTCACCAAGGATAAAATTAATTCTCAATGTTTACACAGATGCGCTCGTTAAGGTGTGCGAAGGGCAGGGTTTTGATAAGGAATTTGAAACGAAAAAAAACGTGTCGATTGAAGATTATTTTATGATGATCTCAAAAAAAACCGGGAGAGTGATCGCGGCGTCATCCGAAATAGGAGCGCTTGTTGGCGGCGGATCTTATGCCCAGGTAACCGCTTTGAGAAAATATGGTGAATATCTCGGTAAAGCTTTTCAAGTGATGGATGATCTGCTCGATATTGTTGGAAGTACTGAAGAGTTCGGGAAAAAAATTGGTGGAGATATTCGGGAAGGGAAAAAAACATTTCTGCTTTTGAAGGCAATTGAGAAATCGAAAGGCAGAGAAAAAATAATATTAAAATCAATCGTACCGGGAAATGATAAAAGTGAATTTGAGATTAAGAAAATAAAAAATATTTATATTAATAGTGGCGCAATCGAAGCGGCAAAATCCGAAGTAAAAAATAATACTCTCAGCGCTAAACTTATGCTCTCATCATTACCCGAGAGCAAAGCTAAATCGATGCTGTTATGGTTATCGTCTCAACTGATCGATAGAACTTCGTAG
- a CDS encoding HPr family phosphocarrier protein, protein MVELEVTIKNRAGMHTRPAAVLVKTAAKFKSDFYIYKDGMEINGKSIIGVMTLAAEQGSKLILRFDGVDEQDASKEVLDLFNRGFDE, encoded by the coding sequence ATGGTAGAACTGGAAGTGACTATTAAAAACCGCGCCGGTATGCACACAAGGCCAGCCGCCGTACTGGTGAAAACAGCCGCAAAATTTAAATCAGATTTTTACATTTACAAAGACGGAATGGAAATCAACGGAAAAAGCATTATTGGTGTAATGACACTTGCAGCCGAACAGGGCTCGAAACTTATTCTCCGGTTTGACGGTGTCGATGAACAGGATGCTTCGAAAGAAGTTTTGGATCTTTTCAACCGCGGCTTTGATGAGTGA
- the ptsP gene encoding phosphoenolpyruvate--protein phosphotransferase — translation MPETQNIKNEIVLRGIPASHGISIGPAYLFLKDIPIVEERIIKPEEIELEQRRFSISLEKSSKELNKILLFAQEKIGEAKAKVLDAQIMVLDDPVLIGTIKKRIASENRNAEFIVNDEIGRYATLMLKAQDEYMHERAHDMEDLKNRIIRNLLQERLISKLEGSIIVVAHTLTPADTMILSRNHVLGYATDRGGITSHAALFSRSLKIPAIVGLGDVSRSVMNGDTLILDGYSGTLIINPTDEQIKHYEKKRERMNKFEQQLTGLKDLPAETIDGHRVELSANIELLDELDYVVVQGSQGIGLYRTESLLLNSDDFPSEEEQYLEYKQIADRVYPHRVILRTFDIGGDKIAPATADESNPFLGWRGIRISLDRPDIFLNQLRAMLRASVRKNLSIMFPMVATLEEVRIAKRYVRKAKAELRSHGIKFNDKTPIGVMIEVPSAALMISQIAAEIDFISIGTNDLTQYMLAVDRGNTLVSKLYRQFDPSVVNTIKHVINGAHKRGIWAGICGEMGGNPLAVPLLIGLGIDELSVVPAVLPEIKKIIRSLDYSLMKELAGQALEASTSDEVERMMSKFFKKHLPDIPLDH, via the coding sequence ATGCCTGAGACACAAAATATAAAAAACGAAATTGTTCTTCGTGGTATTCCAGCTTCACACGGAATTTCAATCGGCCCGGCTTACCTCTTTCTTAAAGATATTCCGATAGTGGAAGAAAGAATCATCAAACCCGAAGAAATCGAATTAGAGCAACGTCGGTTCAGCATATCTCTGGAAAAATCTTCCAAAGAATTGAATAAGATACTTTTATTCGCACAGGAAAAAATTGGTGAAGCTAAAGCAAAAGTATTAGATGCGCAGATTATGGTCCTCGATGATCCGGTACTGATAGGCACGATCAAAAAAAGAATCGCCTCGGAAAATCGGAACGCTGAATTTATAGTTAACGACGAAATTGGCAGATATGCGACTCTTATGCTAAAAGCACAAGACGAATATATGCACGAACGCGCTCATGACATGGAAGATTTGAAGAACCGTATCATAAGGAATCTTCTGCAAGAGCGTTTGATATCGAAACTTGAAGGATCGATCATAGTTGTTGCGCATACGCTTACACCTGCTGATACAATGATACTAAGCCGTAATCATGTTCTCGGTTACGCAACCGATCGCGGCGGGATTACATCTCATGCAGCACTCTTTTCCCGTTCTTTGAAAATTCCCGCGATAGTTGGTTTGGGAGATGTCAGCAGGTCTGTGATGAATGGTGATACATTAATATTAGACGGTTACAGCGGCACACTCATAATCAATCCCACCGACGAGCAGATAAAGCATTATGAAAAAAAACGGGAGAGAATGAATAAGTTTGAACAACAGTTAACAGGATTAAAAGATCTGCCGGCGGAAACTATCGATGGTCATCGGGTAGAATTGTCTGCAAATATTGAATTATTGGATGAACTCGATTATGTTGTTGTTCAGGGATCTCAGGGTATTGGATTGTATAGAACCGAAAGTTTACTTCTCAACAGCGATGATTTTCCGTCGGAAGAAGAACAATATCTTGAATACAAGCAAATTGCCGATCGGGTTTATCCGCATCGTGTAATTCTCCGAACATTTGATATCGGAGGTGACAAGATTGCTCCCGCCACAGCCGACGAATCAAATCCGTTTCTTGGTTGGCGGGGAATTCGAATCAGTTTAGACAGACCCGATATATTTCTGAATCAGCTTAGGGCTATGTTGCGCGCCAGCGTTAGGAAAAATTTATCCATCATGTTTCCCATGGTTGCAACACTTGAAGAAGTAAGGATTGCAAAGCGTTATGTCCGCAAAGCTAAGGCAGAGTTGCGCAGTCATGGTATCAAGTTTAACGATAAAACTCCTATCGGTGTGATGATTGAGGTACCATCTGCGGCGCTTATGATTTCTCAAATAGCTGCCGAGATTGATTTTATAAGCATCGGAACAAACGATTTAACTCAATACATGCTGGCAGTTGATCGCGGAAATACTCTCGTGTCGAAATTATACCGTCAATTTGATCCAAGCGTTGTTAATACAATCAAGCATGTGATTAACGGTGCCCATAAACGAGGCATTTGGGCGGGAATTTGCGGTGAAATGGGCGGAAATCCATTGGCTGTTCCACTATTGATTGGTCTGGGAATCGATGAGTTAAGCGTTGTGCCGGCTGTTCTGCCTGAAATAAAAAAAATTATTCGTTCTTTAGATTATTCACTGATGAAAGAACTTGCCGGACAAGCGTTGGAAGCAAGTACAAGCGATGAAGTGGAAAGAATGATGTCAAAATTTTTCAAAAAACATTTACCGGATATTCCTTTAGATCATTAA